CTGATTAGGGCACCAATCAATGTTTCCCATGCATCAGTTGACTTGTGGGCAAATACGATTGTTGCCTCCCCGCTCATCTTAAGGACTCGGTGCATTTCGGTGAATGCTTGGGACATCGTGGCTTCAAAAAACCGTTTAGCCTTCTCGTTGTCCCCACCGTGTCGGATAGGATTTTGAACTGCCTCTTGTGCCTTTGGCGTAGTCGGTGTGCGGAAATGCTCTGGGTACAGTCCTCCTATCGTACGCTTCAGCCAAACATAAAAGAAGTCCGATAAGTCTGAATAAGGAATGGCATCGTAGTAGGGAGGGTCTGTAATAATTGCGTCAATGACTCCGTCATCTATTGGCATTCTGGTTGCGCTTCCGCGCAAAGTGACTGCTCCTTTGTTGGAAACCAAAGCAGTGTGATTTATTGAGAGGACAATCCATTCTATTGCGTTTGGCCAGCCAACATCCGTAAATGGTGATGTTTCAGCGTAGTCCCAAACCATGGGCAGTGCTTGCCTGATGAAAACATGAGCAATCTTTTCGCTCTCTGGTTGGTAATTTACCAACGTACAGACTTTATCAGCAAGCCTATCCAGATTAAGACCCAGATAAACAGAAACAACCTTTCCATACTCCGCGTCTCCAATTTGTGCCGAGGCTTCAGCATGGGCGGCGCGAACGTACTTGGCGAACGTGACCAGGGAGAGGGCTTGGCGGGCGTTGAACAGTTGACCCCATTCGGTGAAGCCGTAAATGCATGGGGTGAAAGCACGTGGCTCATAGGGAATCGGTTCGTTGGGAACCAGCGGTAGACCGTCAAAGGTTTCGGTAGCTTTCAGTTCCTCAAGTCGTTGCTTGGCCCTCTCAAAAACAGCTTCATCGTCAGCAGTGGCAACGCGATAACTCTTGCCCTGCTCACCAGGGGTAGATAGAACAACGGCCATCAGGCGCTGGCCCCAGCGGTTGCTCTTGGCCTGTTCGCGGGCTTCGCTGCTGGGAATGGCGGTATGGCAGGCAGGGCAAGTGCTGTTGCCACGCTCAATTGTCCCCTCATCCGGCCACGTTTCGCCCTTCCCGACTTCCACAACAGCAAAGTCAACCCGTCTTGCTTCCGGGTTGACTACAGGTTTCAGTGCCAGGCTTTTGCCGGGCTTCTTCGCCAACCACCACTGGCGCACCATCGGGACTTCGGCACGGCAGGCGGGATTGGTACAGGTGACAGTACGAGCCCAGAGGTAGGCGACAGGGCTACGCCTGGAGTACCCTAGTGAATTCTCGCTGCGCCCCCCCTCATAATTTGCTCATCTTCCCCAAAAACGTCGTCTGGATAGAACTCAGCCAATTCGGCGCGGGCCTTCACCCATTCGCCCCAGTAGCGCACGTCGGTCGCCAGCGGATTGCGCTTGTACGCCTGCTCCCACAGGCCCTCGCTGCCGCTGAAGTCGAACCCGACTTGCCGGGTGGCCTTACCCCTGTTCTTCGTGCTGACCTTGCCGGTCGCCAGGGCAGCAGCCTGCCGGTCCTTCTCGCGGATGTAGTCGGGCACAGGGCGGCTGTTCGGCTGGCCGTACTTCTGCGGAAACTCCAGCGTGGCCTTCTGGATGATGTGCGCGACAGGGTTCAGGTCCATCGAGTAGACCTCACAGCCCAGACGCAGGGCTTCCAGCGGAATGGCCCCACCCCCGCCGAAGGGGTCGAGGACTTTGGGGGGAACGCCGCCGTTGGCTTCCAGCACCCGGCGACGGGCTTCCAGAATGGCATCGCTGTTGCCGTCCTTGACCGCCTCCCAGGGGACGATTTTCTTGACCAACTCGTAGTTCTCGTCGGTGTCGGGCACCAGCATGGCAAAGACGGCGGCACGGCTGGCGGCGAGTGGACGCCGTGCCCACCAGATGTGAAGCGTAGAGATGTGACCGTGCCGAATGCTTTTTTCACGCGCCGACTCGGTGCTGACCTCGGCCAGCGGCAGGCGATGTTCGATGAGACGCTTGTAACCCATGATTAAGACACAAGATAGGGCGCAGGAGTATAGCAAGAGTCCCACAATGCGGCAGATGAAGTAAAAACGCCCGCTGGCAGGGCAGCGAGCGTCTAACCGGGTGCGTGTGGGCTACTTCTTGTTGTTCAGCAGGGTCAGGAGCCGGATGATTTCGGCGTTCTGCTTGGTCTGGATGTACATGAGTTGGGCGGTGGTCTCGTTGGCGACCTGGGAGACCTGGGGGGCGCTGTCGGCACCGATGACCGAGATGCGGTAATCCATGATGATTCTGTTTGCCTCAGCTACATAGTCCGTCTTCGACTTGGTGGAGGCGGCGTCGAGGGCCTTGTCGCTCAGCGCCTGGCCGATGGCGACGCCACCGATAAGGAGACCCAGGGCCAGTGCCGTGTTCTTCAGGGTTTTCATACCTCGCGGACTGTAGCAGCCTGCCCAGCGGCGCGATGCCGCAAATGCGGTGACGCCGGGTTTCGTTGACGAAAGACATGGGAGAGGTGGTCTAAGCTCTTCCCTCGGCTAAGCCGGAAGGGCTTGGCTTCGCGATGAAACCGGCGGTTTTCTCCCTCCATACTGGGTCAACTCGGAATGTGAGACGGCACATGATGTTTTCCGAGTTAGATTCCGAGTTAACCTACGAGGCTCTAACCGAAACTCCGTGCAGAACGGGATTCTTCGACCTACGAGGGTGCACAATTTTCCGAATTGGGGGCCGAGTTGGGGGCGGGGCTGGCGGATGCAGGGCCGCTTATGGGCGATATTTGTTAGCAAAAAACTGTGCCCGAAACTAACGTGCCAGACGATGCGTACCGCGACGGGTTTTCGGGATATGGGCAACTTATGGGCGATTGCCCATATCTGGTTGTGCCCATACCCGGCTTATGGCTCGGTGGTGCCCAGGGTGTAGCTGGTGCCCTTCCGCTCACCACGCTTTGCGATTTGGCGAGAGCGGGTCAGGCGCTTCAGCAGGTTCGACGCCTCACTGGGCGTGAGTTCGGGCAACAGCTTGAGGACATCGCTGCGCTGAATTTCGCCGTGCTCCCGCAGGAATTGCAGCACGCTCTGCTCCTGCCGGATGCTGTCGGGCCCGCGCCTGCGAACGTACTCGGCCTTCTGGCCCATGCGGTTGTACAGGCGGGCGCTCAGGTGATAGGTCCGGTGTTTCTTCGGCCCTTTGGGCTCCAGCAGCCCGGCCTCCATAAGCTGTTCCAGGGTGGAACGCGCTTGATGTTCCGTGCCCCGGATGAGGGCCGTCGCCTCGGCGGTCGTGATTTCGCCCTCATCCTTGGCCGTTCGGAGAATCAGGAGCTGACGCCAGGTCAGGTCACGTTGCTGACGGTTCTGGGCCTCGATGGTGAGGCGCACGAACTCCACGTCCGGCTGTCCACCTGGCAGAAACACACGCACATTTGTACCGTCCTTGTCCACCTCATAGGTGGGTGCTGGCCGACCAGCACGCAGGATGGACTCGTAAATACGGTCTACGCCGCGTCCTGTACGTTCGGCCAGGCCCAGGCGCCGAAAAGCGTCAGCAAGGAGCGGATTTCTGGCCCTGGGTTCCACCACCAAGATGTTGTCCGTCGTCACGCCCTCCGGCAGCCGTCCGGGATTGCTGATGTACATACCGCCTGCACCCTCATCAATCCGAACGTAGACGGTGCCACGCTGCGTGTAGTCCCGGTGGACGAGCGCGTTAGCCAGACCCTCTCGAAAGGCCGCTGTGGGGTAGGGCGGCACAGGAATTCGGCGAATGCCTAGGTCAAATTCCTCCTCCAGGTTGAGGGGGACCAGATACTGCTCGAAAGTCTGGAAGAGCTTGACCAGCGGTGCATGGCTGAATTGGTTTAGCGGATTGCCCAACCTCTCGGTGAGAAGCTGGAAGGCAGCCTCGTGCGTGGGCACATGGCTACGAATGGACGCTTCCCTTCCTGCCAGCAGGAGCCCAGTGACTGTAGGGCGTGCCACGCCGTCTACGGTCACCACCAGATTCAGTGCCCCCGCAAGTTCAGCGTGGTCCAACCCGCGTAGCGCTGGGTCAGCCTTCGGGTTGGTTTCAACGTTCTGCCTTAGCCGTTCGAGTTCAATGGGGTCCAGGTCATCCCAAGTGGCGCTGGGAGGCGTGTAGGCGCTCAGGTCGGGAGCACCCATCTGAATAGGGTAGTCCATCCAGTTGGTAGGGTGAATGGTCACGCACTCCGGCCTGCCCTGGCCGCCAATAACGCGCCGCTTCACGAGGCCGTCTGAGGTGGCGGTCAACCCCGCTGCTTTCGGGACGGTGATGACCACAATGCGGTGCCCACCAAGGCTGTGAAAGCCCACTGGTGCGGCGAGATGTGGGCGAGTCCTGTTGGCAATCAATGCTTCGAGATTCGCGGGAGTGAGGTGAGCTGGACGTTCTGGGTTCAATCCAGTCACCTCTCCGCTGTCCTCCACGCCGAGCAGGAGTTGGCCCCCGTGGGTGTTTGCCATGCAAACGATGGCTTCCACGAGCTTGTCCTGATGGAGACCACCCTTCTCCTCCACGTCACTTTTAAATTCAACTGTGAGGGTCTCTCCCTGGGCAATCAGGTCGCGTAGCTCCTGCTCGGTCATCCTGCACAGGATACGGGGTGACTGGCTCAGTCCTCCGCAAGGTCGCGCTCCACCTGAAGTTGCCCGTCCAGGAACGGCCTGAACTGCGGGAACTGCTCCTCGTCGTAGGGCTGTGGATTGATGGGGGCATTTCCGGCGGCGACCTGAAGGTAGAACTCGACCTCAGAAGTGGAGATGCCCAGGACCAGCGGGTCTTCTGCCGTCGGCACCCCCTCAGTCCCCGGTCTGTTCTCTTCTGAGTCGCGGCTTCCCGTTTCATCTGTCAGGGTAACCGGGGACGCCAGTCGGCTCAGTACAGCCGCTGCCGTGCCCGAACCTGCACCATAGCTTGCGCGAGCCCGCTGTGAGGGTCGTCGGCATCTTTCAGGGGAATGAAGAACTGGGCGCTGATGCGAAAGGGGTCCCGGCTGATGTAGTCGTCGAAAGCATCGGCAGCATCTTTCGCAGCCTGGGCCGGAGTCTTGGCTATGTAGCTGGTTTTCTCGCTCAGGAACCGCTGGAAGGCGCTCTCGAACCGCTTCGTGAAGTCGTCCCGCAGATGCTCCCGCTCTTGGTGGAGTTCCTGCTCGAACTTCTGGCGGGCCTGCTTCTCCATGTCGCACAAAAAGGTCTTGATGCTCAGCATGTCCTCGGCCCGCAGGACGTACAAGCCGCTCACGTCGGGCACGTCCTCAATCCGGTCGTCGAGCTTCCGCTTCTCGGCGTTGATGAACTTGCGGAAGCGGGTGGCGAGGCTGGTGTCGGGGTCGATGAACTCCACGCTGGGGTAGCGAACCCGGTCCCGCTGCGCCTGCTCGTTGCCGTGGCCCAGCCAGTCGGGCGGGATGGTGAACTGCCCGCCCAGCAGCTTGAACGAGAGGCGCAGGGCCAGCACACCCAGCTCGGCTTGGTCGAGCAGGAGGGTGCGAAACGTCTCCTGCTCCTGCACCAGCCGGGTCAGCTCGTGCTGAACGTCGCTGGGGCTGAAAGGCTTCCCGTTGCTCCAGAGGTATTCCAGCTTCGTCAGGGTGGCGGGGGTGAGGGGGTGTGGGCCGCTCATGGCCTCTACCTGTTTGCTGTGCGCCCCGCCGTCTTCGCCCAGGTTCGAGAGGTTGGCGCTGCCGAGCCACAGGACCCCGCCCTCGTGCTCACGGGCGTACACCTTGGCGTGCAGGTTCGGCAGGCGCTTGACTTCCACACCCCACTCCCTGAATGCTTGCACGGCGTCGAGGCTGGACATCCCCTTCAGGAAGTCCTCGGCGTGGCGGGTGGTGAGCCAGGGCGTGAACAGCCAGCGGCGTCCCGGCCCCTCCATGTCCTGCACGGCGGCCCGCCAACCCTCGGCCAGATGAACCAAGTCGGGGGCCGAAGGAGATGGGCTCGCCTTCTCCCCGGCGGGGACGAACACCGTGTCGAAAAGGCTCTGCTGGTCGTTCATGCGTGCTCCTGGGGTTGCTCGCCCGCCCGCTGCCACTCCTCGGTGGGGATGACGTAGTGCAGCACGGTGACTTCCTGTCCCGGCGTGACGTTCGCGGCGGGATTGCGAACGATGGTGAGGTTCGGCTGGGTGCTCAGGGCATTGGTGACGATGTAGAGGTAGTAGTTCTCTTTCAGCCGTCCAGCGGTAATCCACTCGTTGGGGGTCAGGACGACGGGACCGACCCCAGCACGGCCCTTGACCTCAATGAAGCGGGTTTCCTGGGGCGTGCCGTCTGCCGCTGTGCTCGGCATGACGCTGCGGATGTCGTACCCGACGTTCTCAGCGCTGACATCGGCAGGCATCCGGCCCTGGGACCGCTCATATTCCTCGGCCACCCTCATCCCGGCGAGTTCCACGGCCTTGCGGACCTCCGGGTCGTCCTCGTTCGGCAAGTTCTGCTGCGTGGGTTGGAGGGGCCGCAGGTACGCCAGCGCGAGAGGCTGGGCCGGTTCGGGAATGAGCTGCGACTCCTGCTCCAATTCGGCCAGGAAGCTGCGCTGACGCTCCTGAAGACCACGCAGGCGGCGTTCCTCCTGAGTGATGGCGAGCTTCATGTCGTCGCCCTGCGCGGCCTTGAGCTTGTGCTGGGTGAGCTTGCGGGTGGACTCCCGGAGCAGGTGTTCCAGACTGCGGGTGCCGTACCGGCGGCGAATGTCCACCTCACGCAGGCGCTCGCCGCGCACCTCGTTCTCGTAGGGTTCGAGTTGGGTCTCCAGCAGCCAGTTCTCCAGGTGCTCCGAGACGCCCTCGCCGTCGGGGATGTTGCCCTCTCCCTGGGGGGCAGGCAGGGCGTCCACTAGAAGCCGGGGCGATACCAGCGTCGGTGTCTCGTCGCCCTTCTGCTGCACGGCGAACAGGCGGCGTGAGGCCGTGCTGCCCTGTCCGTCCACCACCGCCAACTCATAGAAGCCGAGGAGGGCGTCCCCCGTCAGGCCGTCCAGCTCGAAGGTCGCGCCCCGCTGCATGACCGGCTGGGCCAGGGCCAGCGTCTCCTGAAGCACCAGGTCGAACAGGGGATGGCCGGGAGCCAGGAAGTCGGCGTCGTAGGCCGCCCGCTTGTCGAAGGTCGTTTTCAGGTACTCGCTGCGGACGTTGTGCGCCTTACTCCGCAACTCGTAGGGCACCCGCATGGTGTACAGGCCGTCCTGCCGCAGGGTGGCCCGGCCCCCCAACTTCTCCAAGGCTTGCACGAAGAAGCGGGCCGTGTACTCCGGCTGGATGCGCGTCAGCTCGCTCTGCTCGCGGTCGGCCCGCAGCCGCGAGAGGTCCACGTCGCGCTTGGCGAGGGCTTCCAGCGTGACTTCCTTCAGGTACTCCACGCGGTCGGGCGAGAGCCGGGCGGACACCATCGCCTGAATCTCGGCCAGGGTGCGGCGGCCCAGCAGATGCTCCAGCATCAGCTTTTCGAGGTCCACGTCGCCCAGCAGCTCGCCCACCACGTCGTACACCCGGTCACTGCCGAGCTGCTCGCGCATGATTTGGAGCTTCTCCAACACCAGGGCCAGCACGTCCCCTCACGGGTGCCCTCGGCGATGAGGTTGTGGATGTTCACCTCGTACTTCTGCCCGTAGCGGTGGATGCGGCCCATGCGCTGCTCCAGGCGGGTGGGGTTCCACGGGAGGTCGTAGTTCACCATGACCGAGCAGAACTGGAGGTTGATGCCCTCGCCTGCGGCCTCCGTCGCCACCATGACCTGGGCTGAATCCCGGAACTCGTGCTCGCGGCCCACTCGCTCCTCCAGGCCCATGCTGCCGTCGATATGGGTGACGGCGTAGCCCTGCTTTTGCAGCACGGTGACCAGGAAGTTCAGGGTGTCCTTGTGCTCGGTGAAGACGAGGAGCTTCTCGCCGTTCAGCTTGCCGAGCACCTTGAGCAGTTCCAAAAGCTTCCGGTCCTGCTCCAACTTCGCCAGCGTCCGCGCCTCGCGGCTGAGGAACTCCAACTCCCGAATTTCGGCCTCAAGCTGGGGAAGGTTGCGGGCCAGGGTCAGCCGCTCGGCGATGCGGTCCTCCAGCTCCCAGCGTTCCTCTTCGGGGAGGTCTTCCAGTTCGTCCTCGGTGTAGCCCAGGTAGGGGTCGTCCGCCAGGTTATTCACGTCGTCCCGTAGGGCCTGGAGACGCTTCAGCCGGTTCTCCAGCGAGCGGCTGATGGCGTAGGAACTGCTCGCCAATCGGCGTTGCAGGACGGTCATGGCGAGCCCCACGTTGCGCCTGCGGTCGTCCCACGCCTTGCGGAAGTGCTTGGTGACGTAGTCCGTCACGCGGTCGTACAGGGCACGTTCACTGGGCGAGAGCCGGAACTGCGGCGTGTGGACGTAGCGGGGCGGGAACAGCGGCTTGCTGTCGAAGTCGGTCATGTCCTCCTTCAGGCGGCGCAGCATGATGGGGTTCTCGCCCTTGCCCGCAGCCTCCCGCAGCAGCCCGGCGGTAGCGAAGAGGTCCGGCTCCAGCAGGTCCAGCAGCAGGCGGAACTTCTCGTCGTCGCCCTGGTGTGGGGTGGCGGTGAGGAGCAGCATGTGGGCGCTGGTCTGGGCCAGCATCTCGCCCAACTTGTACCGCTGGGACCGTTTGATTTCGGACCCGTACTTGGTGGCGGAGAGGCGGTGCGACTCGTCCACGATGACGAGGTCCCAATGGACACGGCGCAGGTGCTCCAGGTTCTCGTCCCGCTTGGCGAAGTCCACGCTGGTCACCACCAGGTTCTCGCCCTCCCAGGGGTTCTCGCCGTAGCTCAACCCCGCCACGTCCCGGTTGATGACCTGGAACGTCTCGCCGAACTTGTCGTGCATCTCGCGCCGCCACTGGTCGGTCAGGTTGGCCGGGGTGACGATGAGTACCCGGTCGAGCAGCTTGCGGTAGCGCAGCTCCTTGAGCAGCAGGCCGCCCATGATTGTCTTCCCAGCTCCTGGGTCATCGGCCAGAAGGAAGCGAATCCGGGGGCGTTTGAGGAGCACGCCGTAGACTGCTTCGAGCTGGTGCGGCAGCGGGTCGATTCGGCTGGCCGACACCGCGAAGAAGGGGTCGAAGGTGTAACCGAGCTGGATACGCCGGGCCTCGACGCCCAGCGCGAACAGCTCCGGGTCGCCCGCGAAGTCCGTCCGCTGGTCGGCGACCAGGTGCATCAGGGCGGCAATGTCCGCACCATTCAACATGCGTTGGTGGATGCGATGGGTGCTCAGGCCCTCGGCGGTGACTTTGTGTCGCGTTCCTGCACGCTCCACACGGATGACCCGCACCGGCTCCGGGAAGATGGGCGAGCGCAGCGGGCGGTCGAGGAGCCGGTCGAATGTAGTCATGAGAGAGCCTCACCCCAGGAAAGCAGAAATACGGGTGGGGAGCGAACGATTCTGCCCAGGGGGACTGGGGGTAGGAGAAGTGGAATGGGGGTGGGGGTTGACACTCGTGCTGGAGCACACGATTATTCGTGCCCAGTCGGATGGAGATGGCTCTGGAAATGTCCCACGAGGAGCCATCCGTAAGCCCCGAATAGTTAGCCGAACGGTAAGGCCGAAGCAGGACAACGTTGATACTACCGAGATTGGACACGGAGTGGGGAGGCGTTGAAAACCCAGTAAGCGCGCCGGGCTGCTCTCAGCAGACCGCGATGCTGGAGCGTGGACCTCAAGGGTTCACAGCCTGACTTCGGACTCTTCCACTGTCCACCACCGCCACCTGACCTAGGGGCGGCTGGCAAACCTTCACGCTCCTGAGCAGCCCGGCGCACGTCCCATCGCCGAGAGTCTTTGGGCTCGCCTGTGTACCCAGGAGTACAGAATGCAGACAACTAAAAAATTGGACATCGACCATCCTGCCATCGAGCTTCTCTCCTATTACATGGGGCTGCTTAACCCTGTGCAAGACATTTTGGAGAACCTGTACCGTCTCTCTTTCGAGGAGGGGAGGTTCGGTAATTCGGAATGGTCGAGCACACTCGCATAGGGCTTGAGCACTATGGAAGTTGTTTTGATTCCGATGGAGACAATTTACGGTAATCTTCAAGGTCGTCCACCAGAAAATTTGGTACTACACGCAGTTCGGGAGCGGCAGGTTCAAGAGGACCAATGGCTGGAGGTGCTGTTCTGATGCCCAGCCCGTTTCTGAAGCAGCAGCAGGGCGCATTACTGCTCAAAGCAGCCCTTCTGGCTGGGCTAGAGGCCAACTTGGTCACCCTGCTACGCGATGCAGGAGCGGCATGAGCAGCTCACCCGGCGCTACGAGCGCCTGAGCGAGCTGCACGCGCAGAGCGAGGAGGAACTC
The window above is part of the Deinococcus metallilatus genome. Proteins encoded here:
- a CDS encoding DUF1156 domain-containing protein — encoded protein: MGYKRLIEHRLPLAEVSTESAREKSIRHGHISTLHIWWARRPLAASRAAVFAMLVPDTDENYELVKKIVPWEAVKDGNSDAILEARRRVLEANGGVPPKVLDPFGGGGAIPLEALRLGCEVYSMDLNPVAHIIQKATLEFPQKYGQPNSRPVPDYIREKDRQAAALATGKVSTKNRGKATRQVGFDFSGSEGLWEQAYKRNPLATDVRYWGEWVKARAELAEFYPDDVFGEDEQIMRGGAARIH
- a CDS encoding ATP-binding protein, which gives rise to MTEQELRDLIAQGETLTVEFKSDVEEKGGLHQDKLVEAIVCMANTHGGQLLLGVEDSGEVTGLNPERPAHLTPANLEALIANRTRPHLAAPVGFHSLGGHRIVVITVPKAAGLTATSDGLVKRRVIGGQGRPECVTIHPTNWMDYPIQMGAPDLSAYTPPSATWDDLDPIELERLRQNVETNPKADPALRGLDHAELAGALNLVVTVDGVARPTVTGLLLAGREASIRSHVPTHEAAFQLLTERLGNPLNQFSHAPLVKLFQTFEQYLVPLNLEEEFDLGIRRIPVPPYPTAAFREGLANALVHRDYTQRGTVYVRIDEGAGGMYISNPGRLPEGVTTDNILVVEPRARNPLLADAFRRLGLAERTGRGVDRIYESILRAGRPAPTYEVDKDGTNVRVFLPGGQPDVEFVRLTIEAQNRQQRDLTWRQLLILRTAKDEGEITTAEATALIRGTEHQARSTLEQLMEAGLLEPKGPKKHRTYHLSARLYNRMGQKAEYVRRRGPDSIRQEQSVLQFLREHGEIQRSDVLKLLPELTPSEASNLLKRLTRSRQIAKRGERKGTSYTLGTTEP
- a CDS encoding DUF3883 domain-containing protein → MREQLGSDRVYDVVGELLGDVDLEKLMLEHLLGRRTLAEIQAMVSARLSPDRVEYLKEVTLEALAKRDVDLSRLRADREQSELTRIQPEYTARFFVQALEKLGGRATLRQDGLYTMRVPYELRSKAHNVRSEYLKTTFDKRAAYDADFLAPGHPLFDLVLQETLALAQPVMQRGATFELDGLTGDALLGFYELAVVDGQGSTASRRLFAVQQKGDETPTLVSPRLLVDALPAPQGEGNIPDGEGVSEHLENWLLETQLEPYENEVRGERLREVDIRRRYGTRSLEHLLRESTRKLTQHKLKAAQGDDMKLAITQEERRLRGLQERQRSFLAELEQESQLIPEPAQPLALAYLRPLQPTQQNLPNEDDPEVRKAVELAGMRVAEEYERSQGRMPADVSAENVGYDIRSVMPSTAADGTPQETRFIEVKGRAGVGPVVLTPNEWITAGRLKENYYLYIVTNALSTQPNLTIVRNPAANVTPGQEVTVLHYVIPTEEWQRAGEQPQEHA
- a CDS encoding DEAD/DEAH box helicase codes for the protein MTTFDRLLDRPLRSPIFPEPVRVIRVERAGTRHKVTAEGLSTHRIHQRMLNGADIAALMHLVADQRTDFAGDPELFALGVEARRIQLGYTFDPFFAVSASRIDPLPHQLEAVYGVLLKRPRIRFLLADDPGAGKTIMGGLLLKELRYRKLLDRVLIVTPANLTDQWRREMHDKFGETFQVINRDVAGLSYGENPWEGENLVVTSVDFAKRDENLEHLRRVHWDLVIVDESHRLSATKYGSEIKRSQRYKLGEMLAQTSAHMLLLTATPHQGDDEKFRLLLDLLEPDLFATAGLLREAAGKGENPIMLRRLKEDMTDFDSKPLFPPRYVHTPQFRLSPSERALYDRVTDYVTKHFRKAWDDRRRNVGLAMTVLQRRLASSSYAISRSLENRLKRLQALRDDVNNLADDPYLGYTEDELEDLPEEERWELEDRIAERLTLARNLPQLEAEIRELEFLSREARTLAKLEQDRKLLELLKVLGKLNGEKLLVFTEHKDTLNFLVTVLQKQGYAVTHIDGSMGLEERVGREHEFRDSAQVMVATEAAGEGINLQFCSVMVNYDLPWNPTRLEQRMGRIHRYGQKYEVNIHNLIAEGTREGTCWPWCWRSSKSCASSSAVTGCTTWWASCWATWTSKS